In Hyphomicrobiales bacterium, the sequence TCCATTTGTAGGTCGCGGCCGGGACGTAATTCTCCATCCGGTCGAGCAGCGTGGCGGGTTCGGTATCGGTCATCGCCATGGCGCGGTGGCTCTGCTTGAGGAAACCTGCCTCGACGGTCCGGTCGAGGAAGGTCGCCAGCGGGTCGTAGAAGCCCGCCACATTGAGCAACCCGAGCGGCTTGGCATGGATGCCGAGCTGGCCCCAGGTCCAGATCTCGAAGAGCTCCTCGAAGGTACCGATGCCGCCCGGCATGGCGATGAAGCCATTCGACAGCTCCGCCATCCGCGCCTTGCGCGTGTGCATGGTGTCGACGATTTCGAGCCGGGTCAGCCCGATATGGCCGACCTCCTTGTCGCGCAGGGCCTTGGGAATCACGCCATGGACCTCACCGCCGGCCTCCAGCGCCGCATTGGCGACGATGCCCATCAGGCCGACGGCGCCACCGCCATAGACCAGCGTCAGGCCACGGCGCGCGATTTCGGCGCCCATGGCGCGGGCGCCGGACGCATAGACCGGGTCATTGCCCGGATTCGAACCACAGAAGACGCAAACAGATCTCATGAACCGAGAGCCTGCAAGATTCGGGCCCAGGAGCGTTGGCCCTTGTGGAAGGAGGACAGGTCGTATTTCTCGTTGGGCGAGTGGACCCGGTCGTCGTCGAGGCCGAAGCCGACGAACAGCGTATCGAGGCCGAGCGTGCGCTTGAAGTCGCCGCCGACGGGGATCGAACCGCCGCTGCCGATCGAAACGACGCGCCCGCCCCACTCGTCGGCGAGAGCCTTGCGCGCCTTCTGGAGCACGGGCGAGTCCATCGGGACGGCGAGCGCGGGCGAGCCCGAATGGCCGATGAATTCGGCGGAGACATCCTCCGGGAGCCGATCGCGAACGAATTGGCGGAACGCGGCGGCGATCTTTGCCGGATCCTGGTCGCCGACGAGGCGGAAGGAGACCTTGGCCGAAGCCTGGCCCGGGATGACGGTCTTGCTGCCCTCCCCCGTATAGCCGCCCCAGATGCCGTTGACGTCGCAGGTCGGGCGCGACTGGATCTGTTCGATCAGCATGCGCCCCTTCTCGCCGATGGAATGCTTCAGACCGACCTGACCGAGGAATTCCTTCTCCGTCAGGTTGAGATCGGCCCACTCGGCTTTCTGGGCGTTGGTCGGCTCGTGCACGCCCTCATAGAAGCCAGGAACGGTGATGCGACCGTTCTCGTCATGCAGCTCGCCGAGGATCTTCGTCAGCACATGGATCGGGTTGCAGGCCGCGCCGCCGAACAGGCCCGAATGCAGGTCGCGATCGGCCGCCGTCAGCGTCACCTCCTGATAGACCATGCCACGCAGCGTCGAGGTGATCAGCGGCGTCTCGCGATCCCACATGCCGGTATCGCAGACCAGGGCGTAATCGGCCTTCAGCTCGGCGGCATTCGCCTTGATGTAGCCCGGCAGGTTGACCGAGCCGGATTCCTCCTCGCCCTCGACGAGGATCGTCAGGCCGATCGGCAGGTCGCCGGTCTCGGCCAGCGTCGCGCGCACGGCTTCGACGAAGGTCATCACCTGCCCCTTGTCGTCGCAGGCGCCACGGGCCGAGATCACCTTTCGGCCCGGCTCCAGTTCGCGGACGACGGGCTTGAAGGGATCCGTATCCCACAGGTTGACCGGATCGACCGGCTGCACATCGTAATGGCCGTAGAACAGCGCATGCGGCGCGCCGGGCTTCGGCCGATGCGCCAGCACGACGGGATGGCCGCCGGTTTCGCTCAGCTCCGCCTTGAAGCCGAGCGCCTCGAGATCGGCCCTCAGCCATTCCGCTGCGGCACGCGTCTGCGCATTGAATGCCGGATCGGTGCCGATCGAGGGGATTTCGAGCCAGGAAGACAGGCGCGCGACGGAAGCGTCGAGATCGGCGTCGAGACGAGCGAGAACGGCGGGAAGCTTGGTCATGACAGCCATCGGAAGCGATTCAGGTGACATCATCATGGCAAGCGCCCGGGCGGGCGTCAGCCCATATTCGCGCATAGCGCCCCGGTTCGTCTGTCCTAAAACGAGCCGTCATTCTCGGGCGGAGCGAAGCTCAGACCCGAGAATCTCGCGCCGGGAGGAGCGCTGAAGCCTTTTCCGGCGTGAGATGCTCGGGTCAAGCCCGAGCATGACGCGGAACTTATTGATAACGCTTCGCAACTGCATTGACAGGCGAGATTTCGACAGATACTCCTTATTGCAAGCGAGTCGCAGCAAAGCCGCATTATGTCGCAAAGCGCCCCCGAATCCTCGTCGATCTGGCTTCGATCGCGGGGCGAGCCGTCTCTGACGGATGTGTTCCGAACCGTCGCGGTTACGCCGACCTCCTCGACATGGCGCAAGTTCCTCGCCTTCTTCGGGCCGGGTTATCTGGTGGCCGTCGGCTACATGGACCCCGGCAACTGGGCGACCTCGCTCGCCGGCGGCGCCCAGTATGGCTACACGCTGCTCGTCGTGGCGCTGGTCTCGAACATGATGGCGATCATCCTGCAGTCGCTGTGCGCGCGGCTCGCCATCGCCACCGGCCGGGACCTCGCCCAGGCCTGCCGCGACGCCTACCCGCCCTATATGGCCTGGCCGCTCTGGCTGCTGGCGGAGCTGGCGATCTGCGCGACAGATCTCGCCGAGGTGATCGGCACCGCGATCGGCCTCAACCTGCTGTTCGGCGTCCCGCTCGAAATCGGCGTGCTGATCACGGCCTTCGACGTCTTCCTGATCCTGTGGCTGCAGACCCGCGGCTTCCGCTGGATCGAGGCCTTCATCATCACACTGCTCGGCGTCATCGCGCTGTGTTTCAGCATCCAGATCGCCCTTGCGGACCCGAATTGGGGCGAGGTCATCCGCGGCTTCGCGCCGACGACGGAGATCGTGACCAATCCGAACATGCTCTACATCGCGCTCGGCATCATCGGCGCGACGGTGATGCCTCATAACCTCTACCTGCACTCCGGCATCGTGCAGACCCGCGCCTATGGCGAAACGCTGCCGGAGAAGCGGGAGGCCCTGAAATTCGCGACGATCGACTCCACCGTCGCGCTCTGCTTCGCGCTGCTGATCAACGCCTCGATCCTGATCCTCGCCGCCGCGACCTTCCACAAAGCCGGCCATACCGACGTCGCCGAACTCGGCAGGGCGCAGGAACTGCTACAGCCCCTGCTCGGCGCCTCGATCGCACCCTCGCTCTTCGCCATCGCCCTGCTCTGCTGCGGCTTGAATTCGACCGTCACCGCGACGATGGCCGGACAGATCGTGATGGAGGGCTTCCTGCACATCCGCCTGCCGGCCTGGATGCGCCGGCTAGTGACCCGCCTCGTCGCCATCGTGCCGGCGATCGCGGTCACCCTGATCTATGGCGAGAGCCAGACGGCGAAGCTGCTCATCCTGAGCCAGGTCATCCTCAGCCT encodes:
- a CDS encoding Cytokinin riboside 5'-monophosphate phosphoribohydrolase, producing the protein MRSVCVFCGSNPGNDPVYASGARAMGAEIARRGLTLVYGGGAVGLMGIVANAALEAGGEVHGVIPKALRDKEVGHIGLTRLEIVDTMHTRKARMAELSNGFIAMPGGIGTFEELFEIWTWGQLGIHAKPLGLLNVAGFYDPLATFLDRTVEAGFLKQSHRAMAMTDTEPATLLDRMENYVPAATYKWIEKEQA
- a CDS encoding Acetylornithine deacetylase/Succinyl-diaminopimelate desuccinylase, with the translated sequence MREYGLTPARALAMMMSPESLPMAVMTKLPAVLARLDADLDASVARLSSWLEIPSIGTDPAFNAQTRAAAEWLRADLEALGFKAELSETGGHPVVLAHRPKPGAPHALFYGHYDVQPVDPVNLWDTDPFKPVVRELEPGRKVISARGACDDKGQVMTFVEAVRATLAETGDLPIGLTILVEGEEESGSVNLPGYIKANAAELKADYALVCDTGMWDRETPLITSTLRGMVYQEVTLTAADRDLHSGLFGGAACNPIHVLTKILGELHDENGRITVPGFYEGVHEPTNAQKAEWADLNLTEKEFLGQVGLKHSIGEKGRMLIEQIQSRPTCDVNGIWGGYTGEGSKTVIPGQASAKVSFRLVGDQDPAKIAAAFRQFVRDRLPEDVSAEFIGHSGSPALAVPMDSPVLQKARKALADEWGGRVVSIGSGGSIPVGGDFKRTLGLDTLFVGFGLDDDRVHSPNEKYDLSSFHKGQRSWARILQALGS
- the mntH gene encoding Divalent metal cation transporter MntH; this encodes MSQSAPESSSIWLRSRGEPSLTDVFRTVAVTPTSSTWRKFLAFFGPGYLVAVGYMDPGNWATSLAGGAQYGYTLLVVALVSNMMAIILQSLCARLAIATGRDLAQACRDAYPPYMAWPLWLLAELAICATDLAEVIGTAIGLNLLFGVPLEIGVLITAFDVFLILWLQTRGFRWIEAFIITLLGVIALCFSIQIALADPNWGEVIRGFAPTTEIVTNPNMLYIALGIIGATVMPHNLYLHSGIVQTRAYGETLPEKREALKFATIDSTVALCFALLINASILILAAATFHKAGHTDVAELGRAQELLQPLLGASIAPSLFAIALLCCGLNSTVTATMAGQIVMEGFLHIRLPAWMRRLVTRLVAIVPAIAVTLIYGESQTAKLLILSQVILSLQLPFAVVPLVMFTASKDKMGALVAPRWLSLTAGFIAAVIIVLNLKLLYDFATGA